The DNA sequence TATTGGGCTGCCTACAACTATTATTGAGTGTGGTTTTATAGAAATGGAATCACCCGAGAGGGTTCAAATGCAAATCACCTACAGTATCCCAGTTGGTGATTGAAAAAGTTTTTGCGTTTCATTTATCCAAATTGACTGAACTCATTTTGAAACTCTTAGTCATGCAAGATTTCGCAACGGAGATCCGGGAAGCGGTTCATGAATTGCACCAGCAGATCGAATCTACTTATCTCGCATTTCGAATGATGCATGGAATCATTTCGAAGCCAGAATATTCCTGGATTCTAGCACAGCTATACTACTTGCATCGTTTCCTGGAGCCGACCTGGCAAGCAGACAGTACCCTGGCTGGACTCTTCGACTTAAATAAATATTCTCGACTGCAAACCATTCAGGCTGATTTGAACCTGCTTGTGAATGGCGACATGCCTGCCATTGATCCCACAACCCAAAAGCTACTCCAGCAAACCTCAGCCATGTATCAGGAAAATAAATACTCGCTGATTGGTGTATTGTATGTCCTGGAAGGATCGAGGCTGGGCTCAGTGTATTTAACCGAGCCTCTGATGAATGCTTTATCGCTTCAGGACACAACAGGGGCCGGTTTTTTTCTCTGTACCCCAGAGCCATGGTACAAAGACTGGTACCGCTTCAAAGAGAGCATCAATCAGATTGATGATCTGCCCCAGCAGTTTGAAGGCATTAAGTATGCCGCAGTCAAAACATTTGAAGGAATGATTGAGCTGTACCAGACAAAACCAGCTTGAAACGATCTATATCATCCTACTCTGCTGTTAAAAAAATGATTCTATCTCGAGATTCACCCAGTCAGTTCATGCCACCCAGCGTTCCGCGGTATGACATGTTTTGTGCACCACTTTCAGCCTGTGAAAAGAAAGTCTCGCCAGCTGGAATTTATTGCTGATCGCTGACCTATGAATTTTTCAAGAAAAAACAAAGTTTACATCATCGATGACGACAAAGATGTAGCTCAGTCTACTGTCATTCTGCTTCAGGCTCATGGCCTGCAAACCGAGTTATTTCACTCAGTGGAGGACTTTCTCACAGAAACTGATCCCACGATATCAGGCTGTGTGGTCTCTGATTATGCGCTGGAAGGGAACTGGAATGGCATTGACCTGCTGCGGAAGATACAGGATCTGGGATACAGGATCCCATTCATTCTCGCATCTGGCTCTTTGAACCACAGTTCCCGGTTAACTGCGGAAAAGTCCGGTGCCTTTGCGATTCTTGAAAAACCTTACCCTTCAGATATTTTATGTGAAACGATCTATGCCGCACTGAAACATAATGATGGCCGATTCCCGAATTGATTATCGCTTGCGGGTTTTATGCATTCACAATTTGTGAATCAGACTTAACCTGAATCGAATATTTAGAGGCTGTCTTCTTAAGCTGCGATCAGATTATCAGCTTACGATTCGCCTTTAAAAACACTCGCAGATGCAGTTCATTTTCACATATGCAGACTTGCATGTCATGTTGCCGCGACTTGCACTTTGAGAGAATGAAACCAAGCCACTCCCGGAGTCCACAGAGACCGATACCCAAACACTGGCAAATCTCTACATGGATAAAGCCTACATGAGTCGGTAACATTTTTTGTCACAAAATCAATTACCCGAAGGGCAATCTATGGATTTCTTAGAAATGGCTTTGGTCGCAGCGACTTTGCTGTGCTCTTTAGTCGCTGGTTTTCTCTTCGCATTTGCCGTAGTCGTTATGCCGGGCATCAGCAGTCTGAGCGACCAGCATTTCATATCTACCTTTAGAGTCATGGATCGTGTGATTCAGAACAACCAACCACTTTTTATGCTGGTCTGGATAGGTTCGATAATCACGCTGATTACGTTTACGGTTTTAGGCATTTCAGAATTACCCCGGGTTGAGCAGGCAATCCTGGCAATTGCCACGTCACTGTATCTTCTGGCTGTGCAATTACCAACTCTGACAATGAATATTCCACTGAACAATAAACTGCAATCACTCAGTGTAGAGAAGATGGGAGTAGATGAATTCCGCGCTGCTCGCGATGAATTTGAAACGCGATGGAAGTATTGGAATGCGATCCGGACAGTTTCCGCTATCGTGACATCGTTGATGCTTATAATCCTGTTATTTCTGCAGTGATTACAAATCCGTATGTCTTAACTGATCCAGCCACATTTCTCTGAATTTTAGTGACCACTTATAGTGAGTTCAGGCTGA is a window from the Gimesia benthica genome containing:
- a CDS encoding biliverdin-producing heme oxygenase — translated: MIEKVFAFHLSKLTELILKLLVMQDFATEIREAVHELHQQIESTYLAFRMMHGIISKPEYSWILAQLYYLHRFLEPTWQADSTLAGLFDLNKYSRLQTIQADLNLLVNGDMPAIDPTTQKLLQQTSAMYQENKYSLIGVLYVLEGSRLGSVYLTEPLMNALSLQDTTGAGFFLCTPEPWYKDWYRFKESINQIDDLPQQFEGIKYAAVKTFEGMIELYQTKPA
- a CDS encoding response regulator transcription factor, which encodes MNFSRKNKVYIIDDDKDVAQSTVILLQAHGLQTELFHSVEDFLTETDPTISGCVVSDYALEGNWNGIDLLRKIQDLGYRIPFILASGSLNHSSRLTAEKSGAFAILEKPYPSDILCETIYAALKHNDGRFPN
- a CDS encoding anthrone oxygenase family protein gives rise to the protein MDFLEMALVAATLLCSLVAGFLFAFAVVVMPGISSLSDQHFISTFRVMDRVIQNNQPLFMLVWIGSIITLITFTVLGISELPRVEQAILAIATSLYLLAVQLPTLTMNIPLNNKLQSLSVEKMGVDEFRAARDEFETRWKYWNAIRTVSAIVTSLMLIILLFLQ